In Chrysoperla carnea chromosome 2, inChrCarn1.1, whole genome shotgun sequence, the following proteins share a genomic window:
- the LOC123292462 gene encoding protein claret segregational-like: MEISRIPVRRIQSQPIQKLSQNNLDIREVESLNVLKDFKSAQNIKKIDNTRNKVLKRKAPTLNLKNIPRKSQKDSPKSDYENSYLVLEGEYVTLKSEFDEITNKCTYMRQQMSSVDRVDESLQLKIEECKEKDSLISELKLKIEEVKCNHRLTENNLNQLKIDYNNITHKLSDLQNQVDLIQAKYLEMENVIEHLKLENHEHRRVIDDNKLKIQNLVSHILKLDMDRKVLHNTIQNLKGSIRVFCRIRPQIADERGKALAEFTQTDKYTIELLNSTSKSAISGSNRNHKQEFQFDYIFGPQSTQEDIFSELGQLVQSVLDGYNVCVFAYGQTGSGKTFTMEGTSEKLGMIPRTIDFIFQTIEKRKELNWVYDVKASFLEIYNEQIVDLLNYDKKKSYEIRMVNSKSTDIYVTNLTEATVQNGDELKQYLYKAQRNRVVASTEFNDRSSRSHAVTKICVVGRNLETNEVWASQLNLVDLAGSERVRNSISIRLNETKNINKSLSCLGNVILALSQRKEHIPYRDSKLTHLLMPSLGGNSKTLMIVNISLLKEWLHESINSLRFASTVKQCKIGSIKRNKHFEDSNLNS; encoded by the exons CCTGTAAGGCGTATTCAATCGcaacctatacaaaaattatctcaAAACAATTTAGATATACGAGAAGtagaaagtttaaatgttttgaaagattttaaaagtgcacagaatataaaaaaaattgataatactaGGAACAAGGTTTTAAAACGTAAAGCACCtacacttaatttaaaaaacataccgAGAAAATCACAGAAAGACTCACCGAAAAGTGATTATGAAAATAGTTATTTAGTATTGGAAGGTGAATATGTTACATTAAAATCAGAATTCGatgaaattacaaataaatgtacGTACATGCGTCAACAAATGTCTAGTGTTGATAGAGTTGATGAAagtttacaattgaaaattgaagaaTGCAAGGAAAAAGATTCACTTATATctgaattgaaattaaaaattgaagaagtgAAATGTAACCACAGGCTTaccgaaaataatttaaaccaattaaaaattgattacaataatattacacACAAGTTAAGTGATTTACAGAATCAAGTCGATCTAATACAAGCGAAATATCTAGAAATGGAGAATGttattgaacatttaaaattagaaaatcacGAACATCGGCGTGTTATcgatgataataaattaaaaatacaaaatttggttTCACATATTTTAAAACTGGATATGGATCGGAAAGTTTTACACaatacaattcaaaatttaaaag gtAGTATTCGTGTATTTTGTCGAATTCGACCACAAATCGCGGACGAACGTGGAAAAGCTTTAGCAGAATTCACACAAACGGATAAATAcacaattgaattattaaatagtaCATCAAAATCAGCAATATCGGGCAGTAATCGTAATCATAAACAAGAATTTCAATTCGATTACATATTTGGACCACAATCAACGCAAGAAGATATTTTTTCTGAACTTGGTCAACTTGTACAAAGTGTTTTAGATGGCTACAACGTTTGCGTGTTTGCATATGGTCAAACTGGATCCGGTAAAACATTCACTATGGAAGGCACATCTGAAAAATTAGGGATGATACCACGcacaattgattttatattccaAACTATCGAAAAACGTAAAGAATTAAATTGGGTTTATGACGTGAAAGCGTCATTCTTAGAGATTTATAATGAACAAATTGTTGATTTACTAAATTATGATAAGAAAAAATCATATGAAATTCGTATGGTCAATTCAAAAAGTACAGACATTTATGTCACAAATTTAACTGAAGCGACTGTACAAAATGGTGATGAacttaaacagtatttatacaAAGCCCAGCGGAATCGAGTTGTAGCTTCAACTGAATTCAATGATCGATCATCTAGATCGCATGCTGTCACTAAAATTTGTGTTGTCGGTCGTAATCTTGAAACAAATGAAGTATGGGCCAGTCAATTAAATTTAGTTGATTTAGCTGGATCGGAACGTGTGCGTAACTCCATAAGTATTCGattaaacgaaaccaaaaatataaataagtctTTATCGTGTTTAGGTAATGTTATTTTAGCATTATCACAACGTAAAGAGCATATACCTTACCGGGATTCAAAATTAACCCATTTGTTGATGCCCTCTTTAGGAGGTAATTCAAAAACATTAATGatagtaaatatttcattattaaaagaatGGCTTCATGAGAGTATTAACTCTTTACGGTTCGCTTCTACGGTTAAACAATGTAAAATTGGTTCGATTAAGAGAAATAAACATTTCGAGGATTCGAACTTAAATAGTTAG